One window of Quercus robur chromosome 5, dhQueRobu3.1, whole genome shotgun sequence genomic DNA carries:
- the LOC126727117 gene encoding polyadenylate-binding protein RBP45B-like isoform X1 gives MMQPAPPTGVAPPLQQQQTQQPQYPHPHPQQPYMMMPPQAQPGAAVQAPPQMWAPQPPAQHHLHHQAQAQAQPTSADEVRTLWIGDLQYWMDETYLYNCFAQTGEQVTTVKVIRNKQTGQSEGYGFLEFANRATAERVLQTYNGSIMPNGGQNFRLNWATFSSGERRSDDSPDFTIFVGDLAPDVTDYMLQETFRARYPTVKGAKVVIDRVTSRTKGYGFVRFGDEGEQMRAMTEMNGVLCSTRPMRIGPATNKNTTGGQQPKASYQNSQGSQNESDPNNTTIFVGNLDPNVTDDHLRQVFSQYGQLAHVKIPSGKRCGFVQFVDRSCAEEALRMLNGTQLGGQNIRLSWGRSPSNKQGISVGVQPQADPSQWNGGYYGYAYGHEGYGYAPAPQDPNMYGYPYGNYQQQAQQQQAGYS, from the exons ATGATGCAGCCAGCTCCTCCAACAGGTGTGGCTCCTCcactacaacaacaacagaCCCAGCAGCCACAATatccacacccacacccacaacaACCCTACATGATGATGCCACCACAAGCCCAGCCCGGTGCGGCGGTTCAAGCCCCACCTCAGATGTGGGCCCCTCAGCCCCCAGCACagcaccacctccaccaccaggCGCAAGCCCAAGCGCAGCCCACCAGCGCCGACGAGGTCCGCACTCTCTGGATCGGAGACCTCCAGTACTGGATGGACGAGACTTATCTCTACAATTGTTTCGCTCAGACCGGAGAG CAAGTTACTACGGTGAAAGTGATCCGCAATAAGCAAACTGGCCAATCAGAGGGTTATGGTTTTCTTGAGTTTGCTAATCGTGCTACGGCAGAAAGAGTACTTCAAACATACAATGGTAGCATAATGCCAAATGGTGGGCAGAACTTTAGACTGAACTGGGCAACTTTTAGTTCGGGCGAGAGGCGCTCTGATGATTCTCCTGACTTCACAATATTTGTTGGGGATCTGGCTCCTGATGTCACTGATTATATGTTACAAGAAACCTTCAGGGCCCGTTATCCTACAGTTAAGGGTGCAAAGGTTGTGATTGATAGGGTCACATCTCGTACAAAGGGTTATGGGTTTGTTAGGTTTGGAGATGAAGGTGAACAAATGCGTGCTATGACAGAGATGAACGGAGTTCTCTGTTCAACAAGGCCAATGCGGATTGGGCCAGCTACAAACAAAAATACTACTGGAGGTCAGCAACCGAAAG CTTCCTACCAGAATTCTCAAGGGAGTCAGAACGAGAGTGATCCGAATAATACAACT ATATTTGTTGGCAATTTGGATCCTAATGTTACCGATGACCATTTGAGACAAGTTTTCAGCCAATATGGACAACTAGCACATGTAAAGATACCATCAGGCAAGCGATGTGGTTTTGTTCAATTTGTCGACAG AAGCTGTGCTGAGGAAGCATTGCGGATGTTAAATGGAACTCAACTAGGTGGACAGAATATTCGGCTTTCATGGGGCCGTAGTCCTTCAAACAAACAG GGTATCTCTGTTGGCGTTCAGCCTCAGGCAGATCCAAGCCAGTGGAATGGTGGATATTATGGATATGCTTATGGACATGAAGGCTATGGATATGCCCCGGCTCCACAAGATCCTAACATGTATGGATATCCTTATGGAAATTACCAGCAACAGGCACAGCAGCAGCAAGCAGGATATAGCTGA
- the LOC126727117 gene encoding polyadenylate-binding protein RBP45B-like isoform X2 encodes MMQPAPPTGVAPPLQQQQTQQPQYPHPHPQQPYMMMPPQAQPGAAVQAPPQMWAPQPPAQHHLHHQAQAQAQPTSADEVRTLWIGDLQYWMDETYLYNCFAQTGEQVTTVKVIRNKQTGQSEGYGFLEFANRATAERVLQTYNGSIMPNGGQNFRLNWATFSSGERRSDDSPDFTIFVGDLAPDVTDYMLQETFRARYPTVKGAKVVIDRVTSRTKGYGFVRFGDEGEQMRAMTEMNGVLCSTRPMRIGPATNKNTTGGQQPKASYQNSQGSQNESDPNNTTIFVGNLDPNVTDDHLRQVFSQYGQLAHVKIPSGKRCGFVQFVDR; translated from the exons ATGATGCAGCCAGCTCCTCCAACAGGTGTGGCTCCTCcactacaacaacaacagaCCCAGCAGCCACAATatccacacccacacccacaacaACCCTACATGATGATGCCACCACAAGCCCAGCCCGGTGCGGCGGTTCAAGCCCCACCTCAGATGTGGGCCCCTCAGCCCCCAGCACagcaccacctccaccaccaggCGCAAGCCCAAGCGCAGCCCACCAGCGCCGACGAGGTCCGCACTCTCTGGATCGGAGACCTCCAGTACTGGATGGACGAGACTTATCTCTACAATTGTTTCGCTCAGACCGGAGAG CAAGTTACTACGGTGAAAGTGATCCGCAATAAGCAAACTGGCCAATCAGAGGGTTATGGTTTTCTTGAGTTTGCTAATCGTGCTACGGCAGAAAGAGTACTTCAAACATACAATGGTAGCATAATGCCAAATGGTGGGCAGAACTTTAGACTGAACTGGGCAACTTTTAGTTCGGGCGAGAGGCGCTCTGATGATTCTCCTGACTTCACAATATTTGTTGGGGATCTGGCTCCTGATGTCACTGATTATATGTTACAAGAAACCTTCAGGGCCCGTTATCCTACAGTTAAGGGTGCAAAGGTTGTGATTGATAGGGTCACATCTCGTACAAAGGGTTATGGGTTTGTTAGGTTTGGAGATGAAGGTGAACAAATGCGTGCTATGACAGAGATGAACGGAGTTCTCTGTTCAACAAGGCCAATGCGGATTGGGCCAGCTACAAACAAAAATACTACTGGAGGTCAGCAACCGAAAG CTTCCTACCAGAATTCTCAAGGGAGTCAGAACGAGAGTGATCCGAATAATACAACT ATATTTGTTGGCAATTTGGATCCTAATGTTACCGATGACCATTTGAGACAAGTTTTCAGCCAATATGGACAACTAGCACATGTAAAGATACCATCAGGCAAGCGATGTGGTTTTGTTCAATTTGTCGACAGGTGA